The Pangasianodon hypophthalmus isolate fPanHyp1 chromosome 13, fPanHyp1.pri, whole genome shotgun sequence genome includes a window with the following:
- the sgsm3 gene encoding small G protein signaling modulator 3 isoform X1, with amino-acid sequence MDHQSGSETSFVNLTLDLDLLSLSHSSTMSGSYTPAPGGPFSALTPSMWPQDILAKHHQKEQNLESEPQYDEFGFRIDSEDGVEARDWLRGDGAPQREDPQQRLRWQAHLEFTHNHTVGDLTWDLISPILPRSDRLRSLVLAGIPHSMRPQLWMRLSGALQKKRTSDISYREIIKNSSNDDTTAAKQIEKDLLRTMPTNACFSTLSSVGVPRLRRVLRGLAWLYPDIGYCQGTGMVVSCLLLFLEEEDALWMMCALIEDLLPPSYFSSTLLGVQTDQRVLRQLIVQYLPRLDRLLQEHDIELSLITLHWFLTSFASVVDIRVLLRIWDLLFYEGSIVLFQVTLGMLKIKEDELVSSENSASIFNTLSDLPSQLEDGAVVLGEAVRLAGSLSQDTLDAQRHKHLAYILAEQTQLNSNNSHTLNTSLNKVVRRQSLRRKSTLSSLLFGEDEAEALKAKNIKQTELVAALREAITRTAEHFHCLDPDHCTTDLTPDYSMESHQRDHENFLVVSRNRRRRAKALLDFERHDDDELGFRKNDIITIVSQKDEHCWVGELNGLRGWFPAKFVEILDERSKEYSLAGDDSVTEAVTDLVRGTLCPALKAIFQHGLKKPSILGGPCHPWLFIEEAASREVERDFNSVYSRLVLCKTYRLDEDGKVLTPEELLYRAVQSVNMSHDSAHAQMDVKFRSLVCVGLNEQVLHLWLEVLCSSITAVEKWYQPWSFLRSPGWVQIKCELRVLSKFSFSLSQDCELPAKREEKEQRPLKEGVQDMLVKHHLFSWDIDG; translated from the exons TCAG GTAGTTACACTCCGGCCCCCGGAGGTCCGTTCTCCGCTCTCACGCCCAGCATGTGGCCTCAGGACATCCTCGCCAAACACCATCAG AAAGAACAAAATCTGGAATCAGAGCCTCAGTACGACGAGTTCGGCTTCCGGATCGACAGCGAAG acggGGTGGAGGCACGTGATTGGCTGCGGGGTGATGGAGCTCCACAGAGAGAAGACCCCCAGCAGAGACTGCGCTGGCAGGCCCACCTGGAGttcacacacaaccacacagtGGGAGATCTCACCTGGGACCTGATCTCTCCCATCCTGCCCCGCTCCGATCGCCTCCGCTCGCTCGTGCTGGCCGGAATACCGCACAGTATGAGacctcag TTATGGATGCGTCTGTCAGGAGCTCTGCAGAAGAAGAGGACTTCTGACATTTCTTACAGAGAGATCATCAAAAACAGCTCAAACGATGATACTACAGCAGCcaaacag ATAGAGAAGGATCTTCTGCGCACCATGCCCACTAACGCGTGTTTCAGTACTCTGAGCAGTGTTGGAGTTCCGCGCCTCAGGCGGGTTCTCAGAGGTCTGGCCTGGCTCTACCCCGACATCGGCTACTGTCAAGGCACCGGCATG GTGGTGTCGTGTTTGCTGCTGTTCCTGGAGGAAGAAGACGCTCTGTGGATGATGTGTGCTTTAATCGAGGACCTGCTGCCTCCATCTTACTTCTCCTCCACGCTGCTGGGGGTTCAGACGGACCAGCGCGTCCTGCGCCAGCTCATCGTCCAGTACCTGCCCCGTCTGGACCGCCTGCTGCAGGAGCACGAcatcg AACTTTCCCTCATCACACTGCACTGGTTCCTCACCTCGTTTGCCAGTGTGGTGGATATCCGGGTTCTGCTCCGGATCTGGGATCTGCTCTTCTACGAGGGTTCTATCGTGCTTTTCCAGGTGACACTGGGCATGCTGAAGATCAAG GAGGATGAGCTGGTGTCATCGGAGAACTCGGCGTCCATCTTTAACACGCTGTCGGACCTGCCGAGTCAGCTGGAGGACGGCGCGGTGGTGCTCGGGGAGGCGGTGAGACTGGCAGGGTCGCTCTCTCAGGACACGCTGGACGCTCAGAGACACAAACACCTGGCGTATATCCTGGCTGAACAGACACAGCTCAACTCcaacaactcacacacactcaacaccaGCCTCAACAAG gtGGTTCGGAGACAGAGTCTGCGCAGGAAGTCCACGCTGAGCTCACTGCTGTTCGGAGAGGACGAGGCCGAGGCGCTCAAGGCCAAAAACATCAAACAGACCGAGCTGGTGGCGGCGCTGAGGGAAGCGATCACTCGCACCGCAGAGCACTTCCACTGCCTCGACCCGGACCACTGCACCACG GACCTGACTCCAGACTACTCCATGGAGAGTCATCAGCGGGACCATGAGAACTTCCTGGTGGTGTCTCGGAATCGCAGGAGGCGGGCTAAAGCGCTGCTGGATTTTGAGCGCCATGACGACGACGAACTGGGTTTcagaaaaaatgacatcatcaca ATCGTCTCTCAGAAGGACGAGCACTGCTGGGTGGGAGAGCTGAACGGCCTGAGGG GTTGGTTTCCTGCAAAATTCGTGGAGATCCTGGATGAACGGAGTAAAgag tattcTCTGGCAGGTGATGACTCTGTAACGGAGGCTGTAACTGATTTGGTTCGGGGAACACTGTGTCCTGCTCTGAAGGCCATTTTTCAGCACGGTCTGAAGAAGCCCTCTATACTGGGTGGGCCCTGCCACCCCTGGCTCTTCATCGAGGAG GCAGCGAGCCGGGAGGTGGAGAGAGACTTTAACTCTGTTTACTCCAGACTGGTGCTGTGTAAGACCTACAG GTTAGATGAAGATGGGAAAGTTCTCACTCCTGAGGAGCTGCTGTACAGA GCTGTACAGAGTGTTAATATGAGTCACGACTCTGCACACGCTCAGATGGACGTCAAGTTCCGCTCACTCGTCTGTGTGGGACTGAA tgagcaGGTTCTGCACTTGTGGTTGGAGGTTCTCTGCTCCAGTATCACAGCAGTAGAGAAGTGGTATCAGCCGTGGTCCTTCCTGCGCAGTCCTGGCTGGGTGCAGATCAAGTGTGAGCTccg agtTTTGTCCAAGTTTTCCTTCAGTCTCTCACAGGACTGTGAACTTCCTGCCAAAAGAGAG GAAAAGGAGCAGAGACCCCTGAAGGAGGGCGTTCAGGACATGTTGGTCAAACATCACCTCTTCAGCTGGGACATCGATGGATag
- the sgsm3 gene encoding small G protein signaling modulator 3 isoform X2, giving the protein MDHQSGSETSFVNLTLDLDLLSLSHSSTMSGSYTPAPGGPFSALTPSMWPQDILAKHHQKEQNLESEPQYDEFGFRIDSEDGVEARDWLRGDGAPQREDPQQRLRWQAHLEFTHNHTVGDLTWDLISPILPRSDRLRSLVLAGIPHSMRPQLWMRLSGALQKKRTSDISYREIIKNSSNDDTTAAKQIEKDLLRTMPTNACFSTLSSVGVPRLRRVLRGLAWLYPDIGYCQGTGMVVSCLLLFLEEEDALWMMCALIEDLLPPSYFSSTLLGVQTDQRVLRQLIVQYLPRLDRLLQEHDIELSLITLHWFLTSFASVVDIRVLLRIWDLLFYEGSIVLFQVTLGMLKIKEDELVSSENSASIFNTLSDLPSQLEDGAVVLGEAVRLAGSLSQDTLDAQRHKHLAYILAEQTQLNSNNSHTLNTSLNKVVRRQSLRRKSTLSSLLFGEDEAEALKAKNIKQTELVAALREAITRTAEHFHCLDPDHCTTDLTPDYSMESHQRDHENFLVVSRNRRRRAKALLDFERHDDDELGFRKNDIITIVSQKDEHCWVGELNGLRGWFPAKFVEILDERSKEYSLAGDDSVTEAVTDLVRGTLCPALKAIFQHGLKKPSILGGPCHPWLFIEEAASREVERDFNSVYSRLVLCKTYRLDEDGKVLTPEELLYRAVQSVNMSHDSAHAQMDVKFRSLVCVGLNEQVLHLWLEVLCSSITAVEKWYQPWSFLRSPGWVQIKCELRVLSKFSFSLSQDCELPAKREKSPILKSEVVDVLVQHHLFSWDL; this is encoded by the exons TCAG GTAGTTACACTCCGGCCCCCGGAGGTCCGTTCTCCGCTCTCACGCCCAGCATGTGGCCTCAGGACATCCTCGCCAAACACCATCAG AAAGAACAAAATCTGGAATCAGAGCCTCAGTACGACGAGTTCGGCTTCCGGATCGACAGCGAAG acggGGTGGAGGCACGTGATTGGCTGCGGGGTGATGGAGCTCCACAGAGAGAAGACCCCCAGCAGAGACTGCGCTGGCAGGCCCACCTGGAGttcacacacaaccacacagtGGGAGATCTCACCTGGGACCTGATCTCTCCCATCCTGCCCCGCTCCGATCGCCTCCGCTCGCTCGTGCTGGCCGGAATACCGCACAGTATGAGacctcag TTATGGATGCGTCTGTCAGGAGCTCTGCAGAAGAAGAGGACTTCTGACATTTCTTACAGAGAGATCATCAAAAACAGCTCAAACGATGATACTACAGCAGCcaaacag ATAGAGAAGGATCTTCTGCGCACCATGCCCACTAACGCGTGTTTCAGTACTCTGAGCAGTGTTGGAGTTCCGCGCCTCAGGCGGGTTCTCAGAGGTCTGGCCTGGCTCTACCCCGACATCGGCTACTGTCAAGGCACCGGCATG GTGGTGTCGTGTTTGCTGCTGTTCCTGGAGGAAGAAGACGCTCTGTGGATGATGTGTGCTTTAATCGAGGACCTGCTGCCTCCATCTTACTTCTCCTCCACGCTGCTGGGGGTTCAGACGGACCAGCGCGTCCTGCGCCAGCTCATCGTCCAGTACCTGCCCCGTCTGGACCGCCTGCTGCAGGAGCACGAcatcg AACTTTCCCTCATCACACTGCACTGGTTCCTCACCTCGTTTGCCAGTGTGGTGGATATCCGGGTTCTGCTCCGGATCTGGGATCTGCTCTTCTACGAGGGTTCTATCGTGCTTTTCCAGGTGACACTGGGCATGCTGAAGATCAAG GAGGATGAGCTGGTGTCATCGGAGAACTCGGCGTCCATCTTTAACACGCTGTCGGACCTGCCGAGTCAGCTGGAGGACGGCGCGGTGGTGCTCGGGGAGGCGGTGAGACTGGCAGGGTCGCTCTCTCAGGACACGCTGGACGCTCAGAGACACAAACACCTGGCGTATATCCTGGCTGAACAGACACAGCTCAACTCcaacaactcacacacactcaacaccaGCCTCAACAAG gtGGTTCGGAGACAGAGTCTGCGCAGGAAGTCCACGCTGAGCTCACTGCTGTTCGGAGAGGACGAGGCCGAGGCGCTCAAGGCCAAAAACATCAAACAGACCGAGCTGGTGGCGGCGCTGAGGGAAGCGATCACTCGCACCGCAGAGCACTTCCACTGCCTCGACCCGGACCACTGCACCACG GACCTGACTCCAGACTACTCCATGGAGAGTCATCAGCGGGACCATGAGAACTTCCTGGTGGTGTCTCGGAATCGCAGGAGGCGGGCTAAAGCGCTGCTGGATTTTGAGCGCCATGACGACGACGAACTGGGTTTcagaaaaaatgacatcatcaca ATCGTCTCTCAGAAGGACGAGCACTGCTGGGTGGGAGAGCTGAACGGCCTGAGGG GTTGGTTTCCTGCAAAATTCGTGGAGATCCTGGATGAACGGAGTAAAgag tattcTCTGGCAGGTGATGACTCTGTAACGGAGGCTGTAACTGATTTGGTTCGGGGAACACTGTGTCCTGCTCTGAAGGCCATTTTTCAGCACGGTCTGAAGAAGCCCTCTATACTGGGTGGGCCCTGCCACCCCTGGCTCTTCATCGAGGAG GCAGCGAGCCGGGAGGTGGAGAGAGACTTTAACTCTGTTTACTCCAGACTGGTGCTGTGTAAGACCTACAG GTTAGATGAAGATGGGAAAGTTCTCACTCCTGAGGAGCTGCTGTACAGA GCTGTACAGAGTGTTAATATGAGTCACGACTCTGCACACGCTCAGATGGACGTCAAGTTCCGCTCACTCGTCTGTGTGGGACTGAA tgagcaGGTTCTGCACTTGTGGTTGGAGGTTCTCTGCTCCAGTATCACAGCAGTAGAGAAGTGGTATCAGCCGTGGTCCTTCCTGCGCAGTCCTGGCTGGGTGCAGATCAAGTGTGAGCTccg agtTTTGTCCAAGTTTTCCTTCAGTCTCTCACAGGACTGTGAACTTCCTGCCAAAAGAGAG AAGTCTCCCATTCTGAAATCAGAAGTGGTGGACGTCTTGGTGCAACATCACCTCTTTAGTTGGGATCTTTAG
- the sgsm3 gene encoding small G protein signaling modulator 3 isoform X3, with amino-acid sequence MSGSYTPAPGGPFSALTPSMWPQDILAKHHQKEQNLESEPQYDEFGFRIDSEDGVEARDWLRGDGAPQREDPQQRLRWQAHLEFTHNHTVGDLTWDLISPILPRSDRLRSLVLAGIPHSMRPQLWMRLSGALQKKRTSDISYREIIKNSSNDDTTAAKQIEKDLLRTMPTNACFSTLSSVGVPRLRRVLRGLAWLYPDIGYCQGTGMVVSCLLLFLEEEDALWMMCALIEDLLPPSYFSSTLLGVQTDQRVLRQLIVQYLPRLDRLLQEHDIELSLITLHWFLTSFASVVDIRVLLRIWDLLFYEGSIVLFQVTLGMLKIKEDELVSSENSASIFNTLSDLPSQLEDGAVVLGEAVRLAGSLSQDTLDAQRHKHLAYILAEQTQLNSNNSHTLNTSLNKVVRRQSLRRKSTLSSLLFGEDEAEALKAKNIKQTELVAALREAITRTAEHFHCLDPDHCTTDLTPDYSMESHQRDHENFLVVSRNRRRRAKALLDFERHDDDELGFRKNDIITIVSQKDEHCWVGELNGLRGWFPAKFVEILDERSKEYSLAGDDSVTEAVTDLVRGTLCPALKAIFQHGLKKPSILGGPCHPWLFIEEAASREVERDFNSVYSRLVLCKTYRLDEDGKVLTPEELLYRAVQSVNMSHDSAHAQMDVKFRSLVCVGLNEQVLHLWLEVLCSSITAVEKWYQPWSFLRSPGWVQIKCELRVLSKFSFSLSQDCELPAKREEKEQRPLKEGVQDMLVKHHLFSWDIDG; translated from the exons TCAG GTAGTTACACTCCGGCCCCCGGAGGTCCGTTCTCCGCTCTCACGCCCAGCATGTGGCCTCAGGACATCCTCGCCAAACACCATCAG AAAGAACAAAATCTGGAATCAGAGCCTCAGTACGACGAGTTCGGCTTCCGGATCGACAGCGAAG acggGGTGGAGGCACGTGATTGGCTGCGGGGTGATGGAGCTCCACAGAGAGAAGACCCCCAGCAGAGACTGCGCTGGCAGGCCCACCTGGAGttcacacacaaccacacagtGGGAGATCTCACCTGGGACCTGATCTCTCCCATCCTGCCCCGCTCCGATCGCCTCCGCTCGCTCGTGCTGGCCGGAATACCGCACAGTATGAGacctcag TTATGGATGCGTCTGTCAGGAGCTCTGCAGAAGAAGAGGACTTCTGACATTTCTTACAGAGAGATCATCAAAAACAGCTCAAACGATGATACTACAGCAGCcaaacag ATAGAGAAGGATCTTCTGCGCACCATGCCCACTAACGCGTGTTTCAGTACTCTGAGCAGTGTTGGAGTTCCGCGCCTCAGGCGGGTTCTCAGAGGTCTGGCCTGGCTCTACCCCGACATCGGCTACTGTCAAGGCACCGGCATG GTGGTGTCGTGTTTGCTGCTGTTCCTGGAGGAAGAAGACGCTCTGTGGATGATGTGTGCTTTAATCGAGGACCTGCTGCCTCCATCTTACTTCTCCTCCACGCTGCTGGGGGTTCAGACGGACCAGCGCGTCCTGCGCCAGCTCATCGTCCAGTACCTGCCCCGTCTGGACCGCCTGCTGCAGGAGCACGAcatcg AACTTTCCCTCATCACACTGCACTGGTTCCTCACCTCGTTTGCCAGTGTGGTGGATATCCGGGTTCTGCTCCGGATCTGGGATCTGCTCTTCTACGAGGGTTCTATCGTGCTTTTCCAGGTGACACTGGGCATGCTGAAGATCAAG GAGGATGAGCTGGTGTCATCGGAGAACTCGGCGTCCATCTTTAACACGCTGTCGGACCTGCCGAGTCAGCTGGAGGACGGCGCGGTGGTGCTCGGGGAGGCGGTGAGACTGGCAGGGTCGCTCTCTCAGGACACGCTGGACGCTCAGAGACACAAACACCTGGCGTATATCCTGGCTGAACAGACACAGCTCAACTCcaacaactcacacacactcaacaccaGCCTCAACAAG gtGGTTCGGAGACAGAGTCTGCGCAGGAAGTCCACGCTGAGCTCACTGCTGTTCGGAGAGGACGAGGCCGAGGCGCTCAAGGCCAAAAACATCAAACAGACCGAGCTGGTGGCGGCGCTGAGGGAAGCGATCACTCGCACCGCAGAGCACTTCCACTGCCTCGACCCGGACCACTGCACCACG GACCTGACTCCAGACTACTCCATGGAGAGTCATCAGCGGGACCATGAGAACTTCCTGGTGGTGTCTCGGAATCGCAGGAGGCGGGCTAAAGCGCTGCTGGATTTTGAGCGCCATGACGACGACGAACTGGGTTTcagaaaaaatgacatcatcaca ATCGTCTCTCAGAAGGACGAGCACTGCTGGGTGGGAGAGCTGAACGGCCTGAGGG GTTGGTTTCCTGCAAAATTCGTGGAGATCCTGGATGAACGGAGTAAAgag tattcTCTGGCAGGTGATGACTCTGTAACGGAGGCTGTAACTGATTTGGTTCGGGGAACACTGTGTCCTGCTCTGAAGGCCATTTTTCAGCACGGTCTGAAGAAGCCCTCTATACTGGGTGGGCCCTGCCACCCCTGGCTCTTCATCGAGGAG GCAGCGAGCCGGGAGGTGGAGAGAGACTTTAACTCTGTTTACTCCAGACTGGTGCTGTGTAAGACCTACAG GTTAGATGAAGATGGGAAAGTTCTCACTCCTGAGGAGCTGCTGTACAGA GCTGTACAGAGTGTTAATATGAGTCACGACTCTGCACACGCTCAGATGGACGTCAAGTTCCGCTCACTCGTCTGTGTGGGACTGAA tgagcaGGTTCTGCACTTGTGGTTGGAGGTTCTCTGCTCCAGTATCACAGCAGTAGAGAAGTGGTATCAGCCGTGGTCCTTCCTGCGCAGTCCTGGCTGGGTGCAGATCAAGTGTGAGCTccg agtTTTGTCCAAGTTTTCCTTCAGTCTCTCACAGGACTGTGAACTTCCTGCCAAAAGAGAG GAAAAGGAGCAGAGACCCCTGAAGGAGGGCGTTCAGGACATGTTGGTCAAACATCACCTCTTCAGCTGGGACATCGATGGATag